From the Actinopolymorpha singaporensis genome, the window ACCCGGCGCCTCCTTCCAGGCCACCCGGTCGCCCACCGCCACGTGCGTCACACCGGGGCCGAGCCGGGCGACGGTGCCGGCGCCCTCGCTCCCGGCCACGAACGGCGTGGTCATGGGGTAGGCGCCCGAGCGCCGGTAGATGTCGATGAAGTTGACGCCGGCGGCGGCAACGTCGACGAGCACCTCACCCGGCCCGGGCTCGGGGGTCGGGAGGTCGGCCACCTCGAGAACTTCCGGTCCGCCGGTTCGGGTCACCTGCACTGCTCGCACCCGGGACACCCCTTCCTGGTCCTCCTGGTCCTCGCCCGGTCGTCCAGGCCCGGCTTCCAACCTATGGATGCTGCGCGAATCCGCAAACCGGACATCTGTTGAGTACGCCGGCGCGCCCGGTTTGGGCCCACGTACTCAGGCGGCCTGGCGCGGCCCGGGTGCAGGGTGGTTCCTACAAGGCTTCCGACGAAGACGGAGGACGCCGATGCGGGATGTGGTCCTGGCGGCGGTGGTGTGCGGCGGCGCCGTCCTCTGCGTGCCGTACCTTCGGACGGTGCTGGCGGACGCGGTCCGCACCGGCAGGTGGTCGCCCGGAATCAGCCAGGAGTGGCTGCAGGTCGTCGTGGTGCCCGTCGCCTGCGCAGCCGCCGCCACCCTCGTGCTGTGGACGCTGAGGGCGGACCGACCGGTGCTCGCCCCTCTCGTGGCCGGCACGGCCGTGCTGGTCGTGCACGTCGCCCTGGCACGTACGTTCTTCCTCGTGGCCGACGCGGTCGGACTGACGCCGACGCTCGCGCCGGCCGTCCTCGCGGCCCTCGTCGCCGGCTGGGCGGGCTGGGCGGGCGCTCCGGGCCGTGCGTGGCCGCCCCGCGTCGCCGGCCTGATAGTGCTGACCGGGCTGGCGGTGCTGGCGGTGGTCGAGCACGTGTTCGCCGAACGCCTGGACGTCGCGGTGAAGCGGCAGGAGATACGCGCCACCGGTTTGCGCCCGCTGCTCGTGGAAGACCCGTCCTGGCGGTTGGACTACGTCTACGTCGCACCCGACGGCCGGTCGATCAGCGTGGGGTACGACAACGCGGCCGCCGACAACTCGCTCTCGGTCGAGTTGACCCCGCTCGACCACGCACCCGAGCGGGACCTCGCACCCGCCCAGGCGGAGCGGCAACTCGTCCTCGCCGGCGTGGTGCGGCCCGTCCTGCGGCGGCTCGGCGGGCGCACCTCGCCGCGCTACCTGACCAGAGTGGGCAGCCAGTGGGTACGCCTGGAGTTCGACCACGGCGAGGTCAACGAGGAGGAGGCCGCGCGCCTGGTGGCCGGGATGCGGGCGGTCGACCCCGGCGAACTCGCCGACCGCGACGCCGGTGCGGCGACCTGGTGGCGGGCGGTCCGCGACGCGGCCGGCGACGACGAGCCCACCGGCCGGTGGTTGCCCGGATCTCGGCGGCGCGGACGGGTCGTCGGCTGACCGGACCGGCGGTTGATGGCAGGATCGCGGCGTGACCGCCGACGCCACGACAGGCTCGCCTCTGCTGCGGGCCGCCCACGAACTCGCTGCCGACCTGCTCGCCCCGAACGCCGCCGAGGTCGACAACACCACGGTGCCGCGCTCGCACCTGGACGCGCTGGGACGGGCAGGCCTGCTCGGCCTGGCCGCGCCGGTCGCAGCCGGCGGAAGTGCGGCTCCGCCCCGCCTGCAGCGCCGGATCCAGGAGGTGCTGGCCGGTGCCGACGCGGCGACCTGGTTCGTCGGCGCCCAGCACCACGGCCCCGTCCGGTTGCTCGCCGACAGCGACGTGCCGGCGCGGGCCGAGTTGTTGCCCCGGCTGGCCCGCGGCGAACTCGTGGCGGGTACGGCGTTCGCGCACCTGCGCCGCTGGCCGGACCGGCCGGTGGAGGCCGAGCGCGTCGCCGGCGGCTGGCGGTTCAGCGGTGTCGCGCCGTGGTACACCGGCTGGGAGCTCAACGACGTCTTCTCTCTCGGCGGCGCGACCGCGGACGGCGAGGTGGTGTTCGGCATCGTGCCCGCACGGCCGGCGGACGGGCTGGTCGCCTCCGAGCCGCTGCGGCTGGCGGCGATGACCGCGACGCGGACGGTGCGACTGCGGTTCACCGGGCTCTTCGTACCCGACTCGCACGTCGTGGCACGGGTTCCGGTCGACCGCTGGCTGCACACCGACCGGCGCAACACCGTGATGCCCAACCCGGCCGCCTTCGGACTGGTCGAGACCGCCGTCCGCCGGCTTCGCGAGGTCGCCGAGCAGACCGGGCTGACTCCGGCCGCCCAGGCCGCGGACCGGTTCGCCGAGCGTCTGGACCAGTTGCGCGTTCGCACCGACCGGCTCTTCGACGACGTACCACCCGACGACCAGCACGACCTCCGGCTGGCCACCAGAGCCCAGGTCGGCACGTTGCTGATGGACGCGACCACGGCGCTGGTCGTCGCCGGCGGCGGCAGGTCGATGACGCTGACCGACCCGGCCCAGCGGCTGGCCCGGGAGGCGGCGTTCCTGCTGGTGCAGGCGCAGACCCGGCCCGCGCGGGAGGAGCAGCTCCGGTACTGGGCCGACGGCGGGGCCGGCGCCCCAGCCGACGGCGGTAGCGACGGTCCGGCCGGCCATCTGGGCACCGCCCCCACTGGCGCCGGTGATGTCGGTGGATCAACCTAAGCTGAAGGGTCCACTCGCGAGAACGGAGAGGACATGCGGCCGAGCAGGTCCCTGCCCGGGAACGATCCGGTCACCCCGCCGATGTTCGGCGGCTGGTTGCGGCACCTGCGCCCGCGTTCGCGCGAGAACGTCCTCGACCGTACGAAGGCCCTCGCCGGCGCGTTCCAGCTGATCGGCTGGCAGAACAGCCTGCGGGCGGTCCGCTACGCCGTCCAGCGGACGTGGCTCGACCGGCGGCTGGAGCGGCCGCCGCGCGCGCCGTCGCGCGTGCCGGGCCGGCTGACCGCCGCGGAGCAGGTCACCGGGGGAGCGCGGTTCACGTTCGCGCCGACCGGCGGGTCCTCGTCCGGCGACTCCGCGGCCGACCTCACTCTGGAGGTGCGGTGCCTCGCCGCCGGCGGCGTCTTCGTCGGCTGGGACGGTGCCGGCCCCACGCCGTCCTACGCGCTGGCCGGTTTCGAGGCCGGGCACGCCCCCGCCCCCGCCGGCGACACCACGCTCGCCCGGGAGGGTGACGACTGGACGGTCGGCACCGGCGCGCTGAGCGTCACCGTCCATCCTTCCGGTGGCCTCACGTTCCGCTCCGGCGGCGACGGGCACGCTCCGCCGCTGCGCCACGACCTGCCGCCCCGCTGGGACGGCGTGTCCTGGACCCACCGCAGCACACTGGACAGTGACGCCGCTGTGCTCGGGCTCGGTGGCCGCAGCGCACCGCTCGACCGGCGCGGCGGCACCTACCGGTTGTGGAACTCCGACCCCGGTGGCACCTACGCCCTGGGCGACGACCCGTTGTCGCTGTCGATTCCTGCCTACCTCGTCGTCGCCGACGCCGGCACTCACGTCGCGTTCCACGACACCAGCTTCGACGGCACCGTCGAGGTGGGCGAGCAGGTCGTCACCCGCGTGACCGACGGCCCACTGCGCTACTACGTCTTCCCGGGCACTCCGGCGCGCGCCCTCGACGCCTACACCGCGCTCACCGGGCGACCGGCATTGCCGCCGCGCTGGGCACTCGGCTACCACCAGAGCCGCTGGGGGTACGGCAGCGAGTCCGCGGTCCGCCGGATCGTCGGCCAGTTCGCAGAGCGCGACCTGCCGCTGTCGGTGATCTGGCTGGACATCGACCACCTGGTCGACAACCGGCCGTTCAACGTCGACCCGCGCCGTTACCCCGACCTCGCCACGCTCACGTCCGACCTGGCCGAGCGTGGCATCCACCTGGTGGCCATCGCCGACCCCGGCGTCGCCATGGACCGGCGCGACCCCGTGTTCGCCGGTGGGCTGGCGGCCGACGTGTTCTGCCGCGACGAGCGTGGCGGGCTGGCGACGGGGGTGGTGTGGCCGGGCACCACGGTCTTTCCCGACTTCACCGCCTCCCGGACCCGCGAGTGGTGGAGCCGGCTCTACCAGACCTACGTCAGCGCCGGGATCGCCGGCTTCTGGCACGACATGAACGAGCCGTCGTCGTTCGCGGCCTGGGGCGACGGGACGCTTCCGCTGTCGACCCGCCACGATCTCGACGGCCGCGGTGGCGACCACCGCGAGGCGCACAACGTCTACGCGCTGCTGCTCAACCACGCCGGGTTCGACGGTGTCCGGCGGTTGCGACCGGACCGGCGCCCCTACCTTCTGTCGCGGTCCGGCTTCGCGGGCCTGCAGCGCTACGCCGGCACCTGGTCCGGCGACATCGGCACGGCTTGGGAGGGCCTGCGGATCAGTCTCAGTTTCACCCTCGGGCTGGGCTGTTCGGGAATGCCGTACTCCGGCCCCGACATCGGCGGCTTCGACGCGCACCCGTCGGCGGAGCTGTACGTCCGGTGGTTCCAGCTCGCGTCGTACCTCCCGTTCTTCCGGGTGCACTGCGCCGCGTCCCTGCCGCACCGGGAGCCGTGGGCGTTCGGGCCGGAGGTCCTCGGACAGGTGCGGCCCGCGCTGACCGAGCGGTACACCCTGCTGCCGTACTGGTACACCCTTGCCTGGATCGCGCACCGCACCGGCACGCCCTACGCCCGGCCGATGTTCTGGGCGGACCCGGCCGACGCCGCACTGCGCTGGGAGGACGACCAGTTCCTGCTGGGCGACGCCCTGCTGGTGGCACCGGTGCTGGCCGAGGGCGTCCGCGAGCGGACCGTCCGGCTGCCCGCCGGGCGGTGGTACGACCGGCGCACCGGGACCGCCCACGACGGGCCCGGGCACGTGACCGTCCCGGCACCGCTGGACTCGAC encodes:
- a CDS encoding acyl-CoA dehydrogenase family protein, whose protein sequence is MTADATTGSPLLRAAHELAADLLAPNAAEVDNTTVPRSHLDALGRAGLLGLAAPVAAGGSAAPPRLQRRIQEVLAGADAATWFVGAQHHGPVRLLADSDVPARAELLPRLARGELVAGTAFAHLRRWPDRPVEAERVAGGWRFSGVAPWYTGWELNDVFSLGGATADGEVVFGIVPARPADGLVASEPLRLAAMTATRTVRLRFTGLFVPDSHVVARVPVDRWLHTDRRNTVMPNPAAFGLVETAVRRLREVAEQTGLTPAAQAADRFAERLDQLRVRTDRLFDDVPPDDQHDLRLATRAQVGTLLMDATTALVVAGGGRSMTLTDPAQRLAREAAFLLVQAQTRPAREEQLRYWADGGAGAPADGGSDGPAGHLGTAPTGAGDVGGST
- a CDS encoding glycoside hydrolase family 31 protein, with protein sequence MRPSRSLPGNDPVTPPMFGGWLRHLRPRSRENVLDRTKALAGAFQLIGWQNSLRAVRYAVQRTWLDRRLERPPRAPSRVPGRLTAAEQVTGGARFTFAPTGGSSSGDSAADLTLEVRCLAAGGVFVGWDGAGPTPSYALAGFEAGHAPAPAGDTTLAREGDDWTVGTGALSVTVHPSGGLTFRSGGDGHAPPLRHDLPPRWDGVSWTHRSTLDSDAAVLGLGGRSAPLDRRGGTYRLWNSDPGGTYALGDDPLSLSIPAYLVVADAGTHVAFHDTSFDGTVEVGEQVVTRVTDGPLRYYVFPGTPARALDAYTALTGRPALPPRWALGYHQSRWGYGSESAVRRIVGQFAERDLPLSVIWLDIDHLVDNRPFNVDPRRYPDLATLTSDLAERGIHLVAIADPGVAMDRRDPVFAGGLAADVFCRDERGGLATGVVWPGTTVFPDFTASRTREWWSRLYQTYVSAGIAGFWHDMNEPSSFAAWGDGTLPLSTRHDLDGRGGDHREAHNVYALLLNHAGFDGVRRLRPDRRPYLLSRSGFAGLQRYAGTWSGDIGTAWEGLRISLSFTLGLGCSGMPYSGPDIGGFDAHPSAELYVRWFQLASYLPFFRVHCAASLPHREPWAFGPEVLGQVRPALTERYTLLPYWYTLAWIAHRTGTPYARPMFWADPADAALRWEDDQFLLGDALLVAPVLAEGVRERTVRLPAGRWYDRRTGTAHDGPGHVTVPAPLDSTPVLVRAGAVLPVERAGSIVLEVYPPGEDEGPGGVLFTDAGDGFAEPVEERFTIGRGDDGRLEVRYSGPAGSLPYDVDWRVPRDRG